In Desulfovermiculus halophilus DSM 18834, a genomic segment contains:
- the mce gene encoding methylmalonyl-CoA epimerase, whose protein sequence is MLQKIDHLGIAVKSLDEAIAYYEKALGLSCEKVEEVETQKVRTAFFQVGDTHIELLEPTSEESPIAKFLAKNGEGIHHVAFATDDIDSQLQNAQDAGIKLINQEPVPGAGGKKVAFLHPKSTHGVLTEFCSK, encoded by the coding sequence ATGTTACAGAAGATCGATCATTTAGGTATAGCGGTCAAGTCCTTGGATGAGGCCATTGCCTATTACGAAAAGGCCTTGGGCCTGAGCTGCGAGAAAGTGGAAGAGGTGGAGACCCAGAAGGTGCGGACCGCCTTTTTTCAGGTCGGGGACACCCATATCGAGCTCTTGGAGCCCACCTCGGAGGAGAGCCCCATCGCCAAGTTCCTGGCCAAGAACGGGGAGGGAATCCATCATGTGGCCTTTGCCACGGATGATATCGATTCTCAGCTTCAAAACGCCCAGGACGCGGGGATCAAGCTGATCAATCAGGAGCCGGTGCCCGGGGCCGGGGGCAAGAAGGTGGCCTTTTTGCATCCCAAGTCCACGCATGGGGTGCTGACTGAGTTCTGTTCCAAGTAA
- a CDS encoding acyl-CoA carboxylase subunit beta, with amino-acid sequence MSTQTTQQKIEELLEKEKAMLAMGGEKAVAKHREKGKLTARERLERLFDPGTFEETDMFVKHRCVNFGMQDVDIPSEGVITGHGLVGGRPVCAYAQDFTARAGSLGEMHAKKICKIMDLALKSGVPMVGLNDSGGARIQEGVDALSGYGQIFFRNSNASGVIPQISAIMGPTAGGAVYSPAMTDWIFMVKNTSYMFITGPEVIKSVTGEEVSFEDLGGALAHNTKSGVAHFACDSDQQAIDEIKKLLSFLPLNNMEDPPVAESQDALDRQAPELDAIIPDNPNQAYDMKAVIRALVDDGDFFEPHEHYAQNMIVGLGRLGGHPVGIIANQPQVLAGCLDIDASDKATRFIRFCDAFNIPLLTIADVPGYLPGTQQEWGGIIRHGAKLLWCYSEATVPKMLLVTRKSYGGSYLAMCSKDLGADMAFAWPTAEIAVMGASGAANIIHRKEIKEAEDPDAKRKEKIAEYDDIFANPYRAANRGYIDAVILPRETRPRLIRALDILNSKREVRSPKKHGNIPV; translated from the coding sequence ATGTCTACGCAGACGACACAGCAGAAAATTGAAGAGCTTCTAGAAAAAGAAAAGGCCATGCTGGCCATGGGCGGGGAGAAGGCTGTGGCCAAGCACAGGGAAAAAGGCAAGCTGACTGCCAGGGAACGCCTGGAACGCCTTTTCGATCCCGGCACATTCGAAGAAACGGATATGTTCGTCAAGCACCGGTGCGTGAACTTCGGGATGCAGGATGTGGATATCCCCTCCGAAGGAGTGATCACTGGCCACGGCCTGGTGGGCGGCCGTCCGGTGTGCGCCTATGCCCAGGATTTCACCGCCCGGGCCGGCAGCCTGGGCGAGATGCACGCCAAAAAGATCTGCAAGATCATGGATCTGGCCCTGAAGTCCGGGGTGCCCATGGTTGGGCTGAACGACTCCGGGGGAGCCAGAATCCAGGAAGGTGTGGACGCTTTGTCCGGATACGGGCAGATCTTTTTCCGCAACTCCAACGCCTCCGGGGTGATCCCCCAGATCTCGGCCATAATGGGGCCGACGGCCGGGGGAGCGGTGTACTCCCCGGCCATGACCGACTGGATCTTCATGGTCAAGAACACCAGCTATATGTTCATCACCGGGCCGGAGGTGATCAAGTCGGTGACCGGGGAGGAAGTGAGCTTTGAGGACCTGGGCGGGGCCCTGGCCCACAACACCAAGAGCGGAGTGGCCCATTTCGCCTGCGACAGCGACCAGCAGGCCATCGACGAGATCAAGAAGCTGCTCTCCTTTCTGCCCTTGAACAACATGGAGGACCCGCCGGTGGCCGAGTCTCAGGACGCCCTGGACCGCCAGGCCCCGGAGCTGGACGCCATCATTCCGGACAATCCCAACCAGGCCTACGATATGAAGGCGGTCATCCGGGCTTTGGTGGACGACGGGGACTTCTTCGAGCCCCACGAGCACTACGCTCAGAACATGATCGTCGGACTGGGCCGCCTGGGCGGCCATCCGGTGGGCATTATCGCCAATCAGCCCCAGGTATTGGCCGGATGCCTGGATATCGACGCCTCGGACAAGGCCACCAGGTTCATCCGCTTCTGCGACGCCTTCAACATCCCCCTGCTGACCATCGCCGACGTACCGGGCTATCTGCCTGGAACCCAGCAGGAATGGGGAGGGATCATCCGGCACGGGGCCAAGCTGCTGTGGTGCTACTCCGAGGCCACTGTGCCCAAGATGCTTCTGGTCACCCGCAAGTCCTACGGCGGATCCTATCTGGCCATGTGCTCCAAGGACCTGGGCGCGGATATGGCCTTTGCCTGGCCCACGGCCGAGATCGCGGTCATGGGGGCCAGCGGGGCGGCCAACATCATCCACCGCAAGGAGATCAAGGAGGCGGAGGATCCTGATGCCAAGCGCAAGGAGAAGATCGCAGAATACGACGATATCTTCGCCAATCCATACCGGGCGGCCAACCGGGGGTACATCGATGCGGTCATCCTGCCCCGGGAAACACGGCCGCGCCTGATCAGGGCCCTGGATATCCTGAACAGCAAGCGGGAGGTCCGGTCGCCCAAGAAGCACGGGAATATACCGGTCTAG
- a CDS encoding acyl-CoA mutase large subunit family protein produces MSKHPKLQEWEEKVLAKALEKFPERKDEFKTVGGLEVPRLGLPQEVDEDYIQKLGFPGQYPFTRGVQPTMYRSRLWTMRQYAGFSTAKETNQRYRYLLDQGQTGLSVAFDLPTQIGYDSDHQMSKGEVGKVGVAIDSMADMEILFDQIPLGKVSTSMTINSPAAVLLAMYAAVGEKQGVSMDKIKGTIQNDVLKEYVARGTFIFPPRPSLRLITNIFEWCSENTPSFNTISISGYHIREAGSTAVQEVAFTLANGCAYVQAALDAGLDVDVFGKRLSFFFNAATDLVEEVAKFRAARRMWAKLMQDRFGAKNPRSWMLRFHTQTAGHTLTAQQLDNNVVRVTLQALAAVLGGTQSLHTNSKDEALTLPTESSVRTALRTQQIIAHESGAANSIDIFGGSYLIEELTDKIEDEAWTLMQKIEDMGGVIPAIEQGFIQRQIEDSAYDYQMKVENKERIVVGANEFQSTEDIKVPLLRIDPEVEKAQVERVQAVREKRDNDQVQKALSALRQAAQSETNVMPSIVEAVKTYATIGEICDVMREVFGEHRE; encoded by the coding sequence ATGTCCAAGCATCCGAAGTTGCAGGAATGGGAAGAGAAAGTCCTGGCCAAGGCCCTGGAAAAGTTTCCGGAGCGCAAGGACGAATTCAAGACTGTCGGCGGACTGGAGGTGCCCCGTCTGGGCCTGCCCCAGGAGGTCGACGAGGACTATATACAAAAGCTCGGTTTTCCCGGTCAGTATCCGTTTACCCGGGGTGTTCAGCCCACGATGTACCGCTCCCGGCTGTGGACCATGCGCCAGTATGCCGGGTTTTCCACAGCCAAGGAAACCAACCAGAGATACCGCTACCTCCTGGATCAGGGACAGACCGGGCTTTCCGTGGCCTTCGATCTGCCCACCCAGATCGGGTATGACTCCGATCATCAGATGAGCAAGGGCGAGGTGGGCAAGGTCGGGGTGGCCATCGATTCCATGGCCGACATGGAGATCCTTTTCGACCAGATCCCCCTGGGCAAGGTGTCTACATCCATGACCATCAACTCCCCGGCAGCCGTGCTTCTGGCCATGTACGCGGCAGTGGGCGAGAAGCAGGGCGTGTCCATGGACAAGATCAAGGGCACGATTCAAAACGACGTGCTCAAGGAGTATGTCGCCCGGGGGACGTTCATCTTTCCTCCCCGCCCCAGCCTGCGGCTGATCACCAATATCTTCGAATGGTGCAGCGAGAACACTCCTTCGTTCAACACCATCTCCATCTCCGGCTACCACATCCGGGAAGCCGGATCGACCGCGGTGCAGGAAGTGGCCTTCACCCTGGCCAACGGCTGCGCCTACGTTCAGGCGGCCCTGGATGCCGGTCTGGATGTGGATGTTTTCGGCAAGCGGCTGTCCTTTTTCTTCAACGCGGCCACCGATCTGGTGGAGGAAGTGGCCAAGTTCCGGGCCGCCCGCCGGATGTGGGCCAAATTGATGCAGGACCGGTTCGGGGCCAAGAACCCCCGCAGCTGGATGCTCCGCTTCCACACCCAGACGGCCGGGCACACCTTGACCGCCCAGCAGCTGGACAACAACGTGGTCCGGGTCACCCTGCAGGCTTTGGCCGCGGTTCTGGGCGGGACCCAGTCCCTGCACACCAACTCCAAGGACGAGGCCCTGACCCTGCCCACCGAGAGCTCGGTACGCACGGCCCTGCGCACCCAGCAGATCATCGCCCATGAGTCCGGAGCGGCCAACAGCATCGATATCTTCGGCGGCTCCTATCTCATCGAAGAGCTGACCGACAAGATCGAGGACGAGGCCTGGACCCTGATGCAGAAGATCGAGGATATGGGTGGGGTGATTCCGGCGATTGAGCAGGGATTCATCCAGCGCCAGATCGAGGACTCGGCCTACGACTACCAGATGAAGGTGGAGAACAAGGAGCGGATCGTGGTCGGGGCCAACGAGTTCCAAAGCACCGAGGACATCAAGGTGCCGTTGCTGCGCATCGATCCGGAGGTGGAAAAGGCCCAGGTGGAACGGGTCCAGGCGGTCCGGGAAAAGCGGGACAACGACCAGGTGCAGAAGGCATTGAGCGCCCTGCGCCAGGCGGCCCAGTCCGAGACCAATGTCATGCCCTCCATTGTGGAGGCGGTCAAGACCTACGCCACCATCGGGGAGATCTGCGACGTCATGCGCGAGGTCTTTGGCGAGCATCGGGAGTAA
- the meaB gene encoding methylmalonyl Co-A mutase-associated GTPase MeaB, whose translation MDIQSIKHGIGAGNSRALAKAISLVEDGAEEADELLASLDASRIDSSAVIGITGAPGAGKSTLTDKLVAVCRERGKKVGVIAIDPSSPISGGAIHGDRIRMMQHALDTEVVVRSMATRGRLGGLCAAAGAAARIMASAGCDPIIIETVGVGQSEMDIIRIADVTALVSAPGLGDDIQALKAGLLEVADLMVVNKADKPGAEMLAMELNEIARAKGRQVMMTVAAQGTGVPELFDAMREIFESKRSSGERDAQRTECRNMEVVDWGLEMLRPYLYAQSQKQDLETGGDPRIRAKRIVDSLLACGKDR comes from the coding sequence ATGGATATACAAAGCATCAAACACGGGATTGGAGCAGGAAACAGCCGGGCCCTGGCCAAGGCCATCTCCCTGGTTGAGGACGGGGCGGAAGAAGCTGATGAGCTTCTGGCCTCCCTGGATGCGTCGCGCATCGACTCCAGCGCCGTGATCGGGATTACAGGCGCTCCCGGAGCCGGCAAGTCAACCCTGACCGACAAGCTTGTCGCCGTCTGCCGGGAACGGGGCAAAAAGGTGGGGGTGATCGCCATTGATCCGTCTTCGCCCATCTCCGGCGGGGCCATCCACGGGGACCGGATTCGGATGATGCAGCACGCCCTGGACACCGAGGTTGTGGTCCGTTCCATGGCCACCCGCGGCCGGCTGGGCGGACTGTGCGCCGCGGCCGGGGCCGCGGCCCGGATTATGGCCAGCGCGGGCTGCGATCCGATCATCATCGAAACCGTGGGTGTCGGACAGTCGGAAATGGATATCATCCGGATAGCCGACGTCACAGCCCTGGTCTCCGCACCCGGGCTGGGCGACGATATCCAGGCCTTAAAAGCCGGCCTGCTGGAAGTTGCCGACCTCATGGTGGTGAACAAGGCGGACAAGCCCGGAGCGGAGATGCTGGCCATGGAATTAAATGAGATAGCCCGGGCCAAGGGGCGGCAGGTGATGATGACTGTTGCCGCGCAGGGCACGGGAGTGCCCGAGCTCTTTGACGCCATGCGGGAAATTTTCGAGTCCAAGCGGTCCTCCGGAGAGCGGGACGCACAGCGGACCGAATGCCGGAACATGGAAGTCGTGGACTGGGGCCTGGAAATGCTCCGCCCGTACTTGTACGCCCAAAGCCAAAAGCAGGATCTGGAGACGGGAGGAGATCCCAGGATCAGAGCCAAACGAATCGTGGACAGTCTGCTGGCTTGCGGAAAAGACCGGTAG
- a CDS encoding cobalamin B12-binding domain-containing protein, with translation MAQEGKRYRILIGKPGLDGHDRGAKCIARALRDNGFEVVYTGIRRTPEEIAVAAIQEDVDAIGLSSLSGAHLQLFPEVIQSLKKHDASDIPVIGGGIIPEEDVPVLKDHGVKAVFNPGTSMEEIISTFRGLCE, from the coding sequence ATGGCTCAGGAAGGGAAACGATATCGGATTTTGATCGGCAAGCCGGGATTGGACGGACACGACCGGGGAGCCAAATGCATTGCCCGGGCCCTGCGGGACAACGGGTTCGAAGTGGTCTATACCGGCATACGGCGAACGCCGGAAGAGATCGCTGTGGCTGCAATCCAAGAGGATGTGGACGCCATCGGGCTGTCCTCCTTGTCCGGGGCCCATCTGCAGCTGTTTCCGGAGGTGATCCAAAGCCTGAAAAAGCACGATGCATCGGACATCCCGGTCATCGGCGGCGGGATCATCCCGGAGGAAGATGTGCCTGTGCTCAAGGACCACGGGGTCAAGGCCGTGTTCAATCCAGGGACGAGCATGGAGGAGATCATCTCCACCTTTCGCGGTCTCTGCGAGTAG
- the mdh gene encoding malate dehydrogenase, whose translation MKTRKKITVVGAGFVGATAAHWAALKELGDVCLIDIVEGLPQGKGLDLRQSSPIEGFDSDVVGTNDYADTADSDIVIITAGLPRKPGMSRDDLLAKNTEIVKGVTEQVAKYSPEAVIIVVANPLDAMVYVAHKASGFPPHRVLGMAGVLDSARFRTFISMELDVSVEDVNAFVLGGHGDSMVPLPRYSTVAGIPLPDLLPADKIESMVQRTRDGGAEIVGLLKTGSAFFAPSAAAVEMAESILKDKKRILPCAAYCDKEYNVGGYFVGVPVKLGANGVEQVIEISLLPEEQADFQKSVDAVKGLVEKIEV comes from the coding sequence ATGAAGACACGCAAGAAGATTACCGTGGTAGGCGCAGGTTTCGTCGGGGCCACTGCAGCCCACTGGGCGGCCCTGAAGGAATTGGGCGACGTCTGCCTGATAGATATCGTGGAAGGCCTGCCCCAGGGCAAGGGCCTGGACCTGCGTCAGTCCTCGCCCATTGAGGGGTTTGATTCGGATGTGGTCGGAACCAACGACTATGCAGACACTGCTGACTCGGACATCGTGATCATCACAGCCGGGCTGCCCCGCAAACCGGGGATGAGCCGGGACGATCTGCTGGCCAAGAACACCGAGATCGTCAAGGGGGTCACCGAGCAGGTGGCCAAGTACTCCCCTGAGGCGGTGATCATAGTGGTGGCCAATCCCCTGGATGCCATGGTCTACGTGGCCCACAAGGCAAGCGGGTTCCCGCCGCACCGGGTTCTGGGAATGGCCGGAGTCCTGGACTCGGCCAGGTTCCGGACCTTCATCTCCATGGAGCTGGACGTCTCGGTGGAAGACGTGAACGCCTTTGTTCTCGGCGGACACGGGGACAGCATGGTTCCCCTGCCCAGATACAGCACAGTGGCCGGCATCCCTCTCCCGGACCTTCTGCCTGCGGACAAGATCGAGTCCATGGTCCAGCGGACCAGAGACGGCGGAGCGGAGATCGTGGGCCTGTTGAAGACCGGAAGCGCCTTTTTCGCCCCTTCGGCCGCCGCAGTGGAGATGGCCGAATCCATCCTCAAGGACAAGAAACGGATTCTGCCCTGTGCAGCCTACTGCGACAAGGAATACAACGTGGGCGGCTACTTCGTGGGCGTACCGGTCAAGCTCGGGGCCAACGGAGTTGAACAGGTCATCGAGATCTCTCTGCTTCCCGAAGAGCAGGCCGACTTCCAGAAGTCGGTGGATGCGGTCAAGGGACTGGTGGAGAAGATCGAGGTCTAG